In Vanessa cardui chromosome 6, ilVanCard2.1, whole genome shotgun sequence, the following proteins share a genomic window:
- the LOC124530695 gene encoding endocuticle structural glycoprotein SgAbd-5-like: MIALRLCILASALAMLAAQDASTPPPAHIITEKTIVRQNGYDFEFQTSDGVSRKEEAELITVGDHQGIGVKGTYSYVAPDGLQYVVSYTADDKGFKPTIRIGSSNDQ, translated from the exons ATGATCGCTTTG agACTCTGTATTCTTGCGTCAGCTTTAGCAATGTTGGCAGCTCAGGACGCCAGCACACCTCCACCAGCTCATATAATCACCGAAAAGACAATCGTTAGACAAAATGGCTATGACTTTGA GTTTCAGACGAGTGACGGCGTGTCACGTAAGGAGGAAGCAGAGCTAATCACTGTGGGAGATCACCAGGGCATCGGAGTGAAAGGCACATACTCGTATGTAGCTCCCGATGGGCTGCAATACGTCGTCTCCTACACAGCCGATGACAAAGGATTTAAGCCAACAATTCGTATCGGCTCCTCAAacgatcaataa
- the LOC124530730 gene encoding endocuticle structural glycoprotein ABD-5-like isoform X2 — protein sequence MMKITIFAVAALALACALPQDEPQAQPVQIVKQDSEVNENGYSFEYETSDGTSRQEQGDYKNDTEQQGLSVKGSYKYVAPDGQTISVTFVADKNGYQPTEIKDGDKPAQS from the exons atgaTGAAAAtt ACGATTTTTGCCGTGGCAGCTCTTGCATTGGCGTGCGCTTTGCCTCAAGACGAACCTCAGGCGCAACCTGTACAAATAGTCAAGCAAGATTCTGAAGTTAATGAAAACGGATACAGTTTTga atatgaGACAAGTGATGGAACTTCAAGGCAAGAACAAGGTGACTACAAAAACGATACTGAACAGCAAGGTCTCTCTGTAAAGGGCAGTTACAAGTACGTCGCTCCTGATGGACAAACAATCTCCGTAACTTTCGTTGCTGACAAAAACGGTTACCAACCCACCGAAATTAAGGATGGAGACAAACCTGCACAATCTTAA